A section of the Sphingomonas sp. LT1P40 genome encodes:
- a CDS encoding phytoene/squalene synthase family protein gives MTAEPTRAAVVAAARESISKGSKSFAAASKVFDRETRERAWLLYAWCRECDDLADGQTSGHDAQPVTDPAARLDRIRTLTDKALAGEWTGDPAFDALKIVAEETRMPPRFAHDVIAGFALDAKGWGPRSEHDLMQYCYHVAGAVGCMMAVVMGVDPNDDATLDRACDLGLAFQLANIARDIEADDRIGRCYLPMEWLVEMDMPPGQHMKPHLRPRLVVIAKWLGEMAQAHEASARIGTPALGFRSAWAVLAAAGIYGDIAREVVARGDHAWDHRAGTSGIQKLRWIARAWAQSVGRKRLYPPTPRPAELWTRPR, from the coding sequence GTGACGGCGGAACCGACCCGCGCAGCCGTCGTCGCGGCGGCGCGGGAGAGCATTTCAAAGGGCTCGAAAAGTTTCGCGGCGGCGAGCAAAGTGTTCGACCGCGAAACGCGTGAGCGGGCATGGTTGCTCTACGCGTGGTGCCGCGAATGCGACGATCTGGCGGACGGTCAAACGTCGGGCCATGACGCACAGCCGGTGACCGACCCCGCCGCGCGGCTCGACCGTATCCGCACGCTGACCGACAAGGCGCTGGCGGGGGAATGGACCGGCGACCCGGCATTCGATGCGCTGAAGATCGTGGCGGAGGAAACGCGCATGCCGCCCCGGTTCGCGCATGACGTGATCGCCGGGTTCGCGCTCGATGCAAAGGGGTGGGGGCCGCGCAGCGAGCATGATTTGATGCAATATTGCTATCATGTCGCGGGCGCGGTTGGGTGCATGATGGCTGTGGTGATGGGCGTGGACCCCAACGATGACGCCACGCTCGACCGGGCATGCGACCTCGGCCTCGCCTTTCAACTGGCCAATATCGCCCGCGATATCGAGGCGGATGACCGCATCGGGCGCTGTTATTTGCCGATGGAATGGCTGGTCGAAATGGACATGCCGCCGGGCCAGCACATGAAGCCCCATCTCCGCCCGCGTCTGGTCGTCATCGCCAAATGGCTGGGCGAAATGGCACAGGCGCATGAAGCAAGCGCAAGGATCGGTACGCCGGCTCTGGGCTTTCGATCGGCTTGGGCGGTGCTGGCAGCAGCTGGGATTTACGGGGATATCGCGCGCGAAGTCGTGGCGCGGGGTGACCACGCATGGGATCACCGTGCGGGGACCAGCGGCATCCAGAAATTGCGCTGGATTGCGCGCGCATGGGCGCAATCGGTCGGACGGAAGCGGCTATACCCCCCGACGCCACGCCCTGCTGAATTATGGACGCGTCCGCGTTAA